From the genome of Nicotiana tabacum cultivar K326 chromosome 17, ASM71507v2, whole genome shotgun sequence:
accttcttcttcttcatctctcaaTCGTTGGACCGAGTCCATCGCAAGAGCGATTACCTTTTTTCTCACCCTTCGAGTTTTCGGCTTAGGGTCCTCGGACTGAGAAACAGCTTTCCGCTTTTTATCTTTCCCCGGTTTTGAAACCGGGGACTTGGTTCCATCCTCACCACTCGAAGGCCTCGAAACGGCATCCTTGGTCACGCCTGCATGAAAGGAAGTCAGTAACGAATGGAACATAAAAATGTTTCAAAAAACATGAAAAGGGACCCTTACTATGATTCTTGGCCTCCTATCTACCTTTTGTCAAGTCACGCCAGGTgcgttcggcataagaggaagtcgaggctaacttccgaacccaaagATACAGAGAAAAAAAATCACTTACGGTTGAAATTTCACTCCTTGGGGAACGATATCTTCTCTTCCGGAATAAGGTCACGGGTCCTTACCCGAATAAagcggcccatccaaccccgatccttgtcttcatcgatgctcgacattAAAGCTTTTGTTGACCAGCGATGgagcctgattagtcctcgaaagatttgaggccgatacaatcgCATGAGGTGATTTAGAGTAAAATCCAGCCCCCCGGCCTTGTTGGAGAAGAAGCGCAGTATGATTACTATGCGCCATAGagaagggtgaatttggccgagagtgacctgatatcttttgcaaaaatcaataaTCACTGGGTCgacgggacccaacgtgaaggggtaagtataaacacttaaaaacccctccacgtgAGTGACGATGCTCTCTTCGGGAGAAGGAATTTGCAGCACAACCTcgggaccccagttgcagtctttcctcaCGGTCTCGAGATGGCTCTCtgttatcgagcacatgtacatcgacacatgctcacatcggcCCTGAACCGACGAAGGGTTTTCAACCTTAAATCAGCCTTTAGAATACACGGGCCAGGAACGTACTCGTGGGGAAGCGGCTCCGCCGGCGCCTTGTCGCCGGACGGCCGGGAAGAGGAAGCGTTCTCCTTCTGCGGTacggtttttgaagtttttgccattggTATAAGTAAAAGAGGGGCGAAGGAAGATAAAAAGAAGACGGTTTCAAACTCTGATGAAGATGGCTCTACATGCGGCGAAATAGAGACGAGAAGAGTAagaaaatttgggggtttgattAGAGTAACGGATAAAGTTTGATTTAGAAACGGGCTATTTATGGGCTGAACAGAGGCGGTTCAATCTCAGGTAATGGCAAACATCGattgacatgcattaaatgcctcggTAAGCTGAACCGACGGGACAACTACCACGTGCGTCATGGTCGGACTCAGTACAGACACCAATATACATCTAATCATACCGTTGGAAAATATCGTCTCTAGTCATATCCTTCCCGAGAAATGCGGGGACtgtctgtatacggtcgaaacctATTAGTCAGTCATACGATTTGGTCGAGATGATAATGGttcgatcaaagggtatctgCGTAATGTCAGGTGGAGGTCTGAAGTAATGATGTCATGTTTCGAGCTCTAAGGACGATCAATGATCaactcggtatcattatcgagcccataACCAAATTGAACTACGAGGCGACGCGAAAGTTGTCAAAGATGCGTAGACCGACCAATGCCCACCCCGAATATCAAGACTCCGAATCAGGATCAAGCTCGAGTCAAGGCCGATGGCTCAATCCAATATCGAGTTCGagtcagtatcgagctcacagacaaggaccgttgcaaccgcactaagggagaaAATCCTGGCAGGAATTAGAAAAAAGACAATTCAATCATGGGTTcttcactatatattttttattgtatataaagtaggattcctctactataaaGAGGGGGATTGTTGTAAGCATGGGGAGATTCACACATTGTAACAAGAGTCTACTTCTGATATTGAAAGATCAACCTCTTGAGCTTGTTTTATTTTATCTCATTCATTCTTCTCGCTCACTATTTTATCTCTCATTCCCATAGTCTAGAATATACGCATTTCTGTTTCTCTGTACAATTTATGTCAAGTTATATCACACATCCTTAGAACTATTTATCTATTCGATTTTCCGGGTAAACACCTACAATAACATACTAGTTACGAGGACTAAACTTTACAATGTTACCATTTAATATTTCTAGTAAAAAGTTACTTTATAACTAATCTGATTATATAATGAATAAAACCTAAAACTTGTATGTAATGCAGCAACTATAGTTAAATGACCGATGCTCTTGTCTGTTCATAGGCAAAGAACAGGGGAAGACATGAGCGGCCTCAATTTGCTGGAGTTGTGCCACTTGCAGGAGAACATCTCTGAATCTCTAGCTGAGATACGTGAAAGAAAGGTTATGATTTTTACCTTTACTCTTGCATTTTGTTGGCATTATTATCTGCTATTTCCCTCTTAATTTTATGCGACTGCTACTACAATTTGTTAGACTTATCTTTATTACTAGCAATTTAACTTTCGGTTTCTATCCAAGGAAAGCATTCATGTTTCTTTATCTtgcaattattttattttcattaaccTTTTCGTATTCAAAAACGATAATGGTTCTTATTTTAGACACATCGAGAAACGTGGAAGTGAAATACATATGAACGGTTAAAAAGGATGGTTTATAAAGCTTTTAAGATTTATTTTTTCCAGCTCTATTTTGCTGATAGTAATTAAATATTCCTAATTAAGGATGAAcgcaaaactaaaaaaaaatgtaTCATGCATATAGCAATTGGCTgattgggtgatagaatcttgtCTGTCTTATTTCATGGAGACTGCGTGGTTAGCTTTATACATTTGGAAAATTATGTTACTACAAATGAGATTAATTGGTATGAGCATGTAATTTCACACTACGATAAAGAGAAAAAACATAATTGCTTGAATAATATTTAACTCtccattttaaaaatattgaaatgtcaaaatagtttgttttagaaaaaataaaagaaaaaaacttaAGCGGGGTGGGTAGAAAACTGAAAAAATAGCTAAGCTATCAGGGTGAGACAGATCGAAAATTTTGTGGGTTTTGCAAACCGCACACACCCCGCCCCACTGCCATCCCTAGTAACAACTCTTTTTCAGCTTGGACCAACTTAATTTAAACATTGGTGAAACAACATTTGCCATTTTAATAGATCTCCAAGCTGGTCTTAAAGTCTCTTGGTCAACTAGTGAAAATGTCAAAACATTTTGGGTCAATTCAGTgaaatttaaaaatgaaaaaaatatacaAACCACGCAAAGCTTTTAGTCCTAGTAAAAAAACAAGTTGCTCCTTTGTCTCGGCCATGATATATTTTACTTTTCCCTACaagtataaattttatataaagtGTAAAAATATGTACTCAATTAAACCACTTAAGAATACATTAAGTATGGGTTTGAAATCCAAAAAGATGGTGAATAACATATTAGGAGTAAGTCACATTACATTTAGTGTAATTATTTTTACATTATCAGCAAATAAAATTAACATTCTTTTTCCACATGTATTATATACGTACTTAACTATAAGTGACTCTATGAATTACATACAGTACCACGTGATCAAGACTCAAACAGATACCTTCAGGAAGAAGGTTAGTCTTCCTTTTAGTTATCTTTGATATgaatttctttcctttcatttcGCTTGGAATATATTACAAAGTGCAACGGATTCTTTATGTGATGACTAAAATAGGTGAAGAACTTAGAAGAGCAACATGGAAACCTCGTGCTTGATTTGGTAAGTATATTTTAAATAGATATGTTTGATTtttttgttattgatttatggGATTGTTAATTAACACGAAAAAGTTAATTGCTTCATCAAATTAAGGAAGCAAAAAGTGAAGATCCAAAGTATGGTGTAGTGGAAAATGAGGGAGAGTACAACTCTGCTATGGCATTTGCCAATGGAGCACACAACCTCTATGCTTTTCGCCTACAATCGTTGCACCCCAATCTTCAAAATGGAGGAGAATTTGGTTCTCGTAATCTACACCTTGCTTGAAAACAGCAATTTGGCAATGGGGTTAAACCCTTAATTAAATGTTGACTTACTTATTCGAACCAACTTCCCAAGTTATATGTTATTACTCAAAAAAGTTAACTATTGCAAGCTGCAAAGACTACTTTATCTAATTAGGTTTTACGCTAAGTCTGGATTTGATTGCTCTCCTAATTGTCTATAGCACTTTATTATTCTAGCTAGGAGTTTCGACTCCACTATGTGTGATGCCAAATTATGAAGATGAATTATGATATCTTGAATGAATTCAATTCTCCGATGttgattttttttactttattgttagAAAATCTACACATGTAGTTTGTTCTTTTTAGAATGTTATGCAACACATCTCATTTATAAGTCTAATTCTTAATATTTTGTTGATGCATATTGGTTAGGAGCTGTAAACTTATTTTAAGATCTGTAATAGCTTTATTATGAATTATATGAATCGACGAATTTTACTTATTTCAATTAACTACTGGGAATAAGCTCTGTGCTGATAGAAAAGGCGGCACTCTTTCTGTAGCGTGCTTGTGACTTGTAAATTTT
Proteins encoded in this window:
- the LOC107802612 gene encoding agamous-like MADS-box protein TM6, giving the protein MGRGKIEIKKIENSTNRQVTYSKRRNGIIKKAKELTVLCDAKISLLMLSSTRKFHEYTSPNTTQKKMIDQYQRTLGVDIWSTHYERMQENLKRLKEINNKLRREIRQRTGEDMSGLNLLELCHLQENISESLAEIRERKYHVIKTQTDTFRKKVKNLEEQHGNLVLDLEAKSEDPKYGVVENEGEYNSAMAFANGAHNLYAFRLQSLHPNLQNGGEFGSRNLHLA